A window of the Streptomyces formicae genome harbors these coding sequences:
- a CDS encoding A/G-specific adenine glycosylase, with protein MTATEMTSPATDVPAGAPADVPPDVPTAVSPDRSADLTECHHGLHAPVLAWFDQHARDLPWRRPEAGAWGVMVSEFMLQQTPVSRVLPVYEQWLARWPRPADLAAEAPGEAVRAWGRLGYPRRALRLHGAAVAITERHGGDVPRDHAQLLALPGIGEYTAAAVASFAYGQRHPVLDTNVRRVFARAASGIQYPPNATTAAERRLARALLPDDEATAARWAAASMELGALVCTARNEDCGRCPVARQCAWRLAGKPAHDGPARRGQTYAGTDRQVRGKLLAVLREAVGPVPRAVLDRVWDEPVQRARALDGLVSDGLVEPLENDRFRLPLT; from the coding sequence ATGACTGCGACCGAGATGACCTCCCCCGCAACGGACGTCCCCGCCGGTGCCCCGGCCGACGTCCCTCCGGACGTACCCACCGCCGTCTCCCCGGACCGTTCCGCCGACCTCACCGAGTGCCACCACGGCCTCCACGCACCCGTCCTCGCCTGGTTCGACCAGCACGCCCGCGACCTGCCCTGGCGCCGTCCCGAGGCCGGCGCCTGGGGTGTGATGGTCAGTGAGTTCATGCTCCAGCAGACCCCCGTGAGCCGTGTGCTCCCCGTGTACGAGCAGTGGCTCGCCCGCTGGCCTCGCCCCGCCGACCTGGCCGCGGAGGCACCGGGCGAGGCCGTCCGCGCCTGGGGCCGGCTCGGCTACCCACGCCGTGCGCTGCGGCTGCACGGCGCGGCGGTGGCGATAACGGAGCGGCACGGCGGCGACGTGCCGCGCGACCACGCACAGCTGCTCGCCCTGCCCGGGATCGGGGAGTACACGGCGGCCGCCGTGGCGTCGTTCGCTTACGGGCAGCGGCACCCGGTGCTGGACACCAACGTCCGCCGGGTGTTCGCCCGCGCCGCGTCCGGCATCCAGTACCCGCCGAACGCCACCACGGCCGCCGAACGCCGGCTGGCCCGCGCCCTGCTGCCCGACGACGAGGCGACGGCGGCCCGCTGGGCGGCGGCCTCCATGGAGCTCGGCGCGCTCGTCTGCACGGCGCGCAACGAGGACTGCGGGCGCTGCCCGGTGGCCCGGCAGTGCGCCTGGCGGCTGGCCGGGAAGCCGGCGCACGACGGGCCGGCGCGACGCGGCCAGACGTACGCGGGCACGGACCGCCAGGTGCGGGGCAAGCTGCTCGCGGTGCTGCGCGAGGCGGTCGGGCCGGTGCCCCGGGCGGTCCTGGACCGGGTCTGGGACGAGCCGGTCCAGCGGGCCCGCGCCCTGGACGGCCTGGTCTCGGACGGTTTGGTCGAGCCACTGGAGAATGATCGGTTCCGGCTGCCTCTCACCTGA
- a CDS encoding SigE family RNA polymerase sigma factor, giving the protein MAHGEVLEFEEYVRTRQEALLRSARRLVPDPLEAQDLLQTALVRTYGRWEGIADKSLADAYLRRVMINTRTEWWRARKLEEVPTEQLPDASVDDATEQHADRALLMDVLKVLAPKQRSVVVLRHWEQMSTEETAAALGMSTGTVKSTLHRALARLRQELENREREGRGLESRRPVVPAQRGDRTYARREERGRERCAA; this is encoded by the coding sequence ATGGCGCACGGCGAGGTGCTCGAATTCGAGGAGTACGTACGCACTCGGCAGGAGGCGCTGCTGCGTAGCGCCCGACGGCTCGTCCCCGATCCGCTGGAGGCCCAGGACCTGCTGCAGACGGCGCTGGTGCGGACGTACGGCCGCTGGGAGGGCATAGCCGACAAGTCGCTGGCCGACGCCTACCTCCGCCGCGTCATGATCAACACCCGGACCGAGTGGTGGCGGGCGCGCAAGCTCGAAGAGGTCCCGACCGAGCAGCTGCCGGACGCCAGCGTCGACGACGCCACCGAGCAGCACGCGGACCGGGCGCTGCTGATGGATGTCCTGAAGGTGCTCGCGCCCAAGCAGCGCAGCGTGGTCGTACTGCGGCACTGGGAGCAGATGAGCACCGAGGAGACCGCCGCCGCGCTCGGCATGTCGACGGGTACGGTGAAGAGCACGCTGCACCGGGCGCTCGCCCGGCTCCGCCAGGAGCTGGAGAACCGCGAGCGCGAAGGCCGGGGGCTGGAGAGCCGCAGGCCGGTGGTCCCCGCGCAGCGTGGAGATCGTACGTACGCACGTCGTGAGGAACGGGGGCGGGAGCGTTGCGCGGCCTAG
- a CDS encoding phosphatase PAP2 family protein, whose translation MDSDLPSGLYRGITGFAHATPPWVRQLAELWTEAGLLLFGALFVVAWWRARQGDARAMAVAVLAPLATAVAYVCSESLKSVVDEERPCRAVAGAVASLVPCPPVGDWSFPSNHSTIAGAAAVALVLALPRPGPGPGPGPGPGPGPRLWPGARLTGLVLGPLALLMAFSRVFVGVHYPHDVAVGLLLGAAVAVAVVRGGTRPAALLAAAMRTSRSPVVLWLAGPGAVPEHMPGPRP comes from the coding sequence ATGGACAGTGATCTTCCGAGCGGCCTCTACCGCGGCATCACCGGTTTCGCCCACGCGACGCCTCCCTGGGTGCGTCAGCTCGCCGAACTCTGGACGGAGGCGGGGCTGCTGCTCTTCGGAGCGCTGTTCGTCGTTGCGTGGTGGCGGGCGCGGCAGGGGGACGCAAGGGCGATGGCCGTGGCCGTCCTCGCTCCGCTCGCGACCGCGGTGGCATATGTGTGCAGCGAGTCGCTGAAGTCCGTGGTGGACGAGGAGCGTCCGTGCCGTGCCGTCGCGGGGGCCGTCGCGTCGCTGGTGCCGTGTCCGCCCGTGGGCGACTGGTCGTTCCCCAGCAACCACTCCACGATCGCGGGCGCCGCGGCCGTCGCCCTCGTGCTCGCCCTCCCCCGGCCTGGGCCTGGGCCTGGGCCGGGTCCGGGGCCCGGGCCGGGGCCGCGGCTCTGGCCCGGCGCCCGGCTCACCGGTCTCGTCCTGGGACCGCTCGCGCTGCTGATGGCGTTCTCGCGGGTCTTCGTCGGGGTCCACTACCCGCACGACGTCGCCGTCGGCCTGCTGCTCGGTGCGGCTGTCGCCGTGGCCGTCGTACGGGGCGGGACACGCCCGGCCGCCTTGCTCGCCGCTGCTATGCGGACCAGCAGGTCGCCGGTCGTGCTCTGGCTCGCCGGGCCCGGTGCCGTCCCGGAGCATATGCCCGGCCCGCGGCCCTGA
- the cseB gene encoding two-component system response regulator CseB, with product MAETHVLFVEDDDVIREATQLALERDGFTVTAMPDGLAGLEAFRADRPDIALLDVMLPGLDGVSLCRRIRDESTVPVIMLSARADSIDVVLGLEAGADDYVTKPFDGAVLVARIRAVLRRFGHASGAAGESGEQGQPGAGGVLTFGDLEVDTEGMEVRRAGETVGLTPTEMRLLLEFSSAPGTVLSRDKLLERVWDYGWGGDTRVVDVHVQRLRTKIGQDRIETVRGFGYKLKA from the coding sequence ATGGCCGAGACACATGTCCTGTTCGTGGAGGACGACGACGTCATCCGTGAGGCCACCCAGCTCGCGCTGGAGCGCGACGGCTTCACGGTGACCGCGATGCCGGACGGGCTGGCCGGACTGGAGGCATTCCGCGCCGACCGGCCCGACATCGCGCTGCTCGACGTGATGCTGCCGGGTCTCGACGGCGTCAGCCTGTGCCGGCGGATCCGGGACGAGTCGACCGTGCCCGTGATCATGCTGTCCGCCCGGGCGGACTCGATCGATGTCGTGCTGGGCCTGGAAGCGGGCGCCGACGACTATGTGACCAAGCCGTTCGACGGGGCCGTGCTCGTCGCCCGGATCCGCGCGGTGCTGCGGCGCTTCGGACACGCGAGCGGTGCCGCGGGCGAGTCCGGCGAGCAGGGGCAGCCGGGCGCGGGCGGGGTGCTGACCTTCGGCGACCTGGAGGTCGACACGGAGGGCATGGAGGTGCGCCGGGCCGGCGAGACGGTCGGACTGACACCGACGGAGATGCGGCTGCTGCTGGAGTTCTCGTCCGCGCCGGGCACGGTGCTGTCCCGGGACAAGCTGCTGGAGCGGGTCTGGGACTACGGCTGGGGCGGCGACACCCGCGTCGTCGACGTCCATGTGCAGCGGCTGCGTACGAAGATCGGCCAGGACCGGATCGAAACGGTCCGCGGCTTCGGCTACAAGCTCAAGGCATGA